In Bombina bombina isolate aBomBom1 unplaced genomic scaffold, aBomBom1.pri scaffold_2566, whole genome shotgun sequence, the DNA window TGAATGAaaacctgttttttaaaaatactattaaaaacaggggcactttcattcatcaaagtttacaaagcagccgttttgattaaaaccttacctttttttcttttcacagctacagcagcttccccctcctggaaatcctctcttcacacgtcagcaataactaatccggcttcctccaatcatggctttccccccagggtagtcattgcctgaggccatgctgtgattggaggaagccggattagtcattgctgacgtatgaaaagaggggggaagctgctctggctgtgaaaaaaacaaaggtaagtttttaatcaaaacagctgatttgtaaactttgatgaatgaaagtgcccctgtttttaatagtatttttaataaacggactttcattcattaaagttaaccttcactttaagtataaatGTAGTTTTTTGGTGGGTATATTCACATACTTAACTCTGCATAACTAGATAAGCAGATCTAaagctaaaatttgcatttctaaaaatTGGACAAACCTTGTAGTACTGATGAgacgttttaaagggatactaaccccacgttttttctttcatgattcagatagagtatgcaattttaagcaactttctaatttactcctattatcaatttttcttagttctcatgttatcttgatttgaaaaagcagtaataaaaggttaggagccggcccattttttagttcagcaccttggtagagctgctgattggtttgctacatttagccacaaatcagcaagtgctaaccatgtgctgaacaaaaaatggtctggctctaaagcttacagtactgctttttcaagtcaagatagcatgagaacaaagaaaaattgataataggagtaaattagaaaggtgcttaaaatctcatgctctatctgaatcacgaaagaaaaaaattgggtttagtatccctttaaataaaatgtgcaCTAATTAACAGCTCTAGACAAcaaatatttagaataaataaaaagaTCACAAGTAAGCCGTACATTTATGAAACCTTAAGAATGCAGACTTGAAATTCTTACCCAAGCAGTTGGCGTAACCTGCCTGAGAGCCGTGAAGAGCCCAGATTCAGCTCCTTCAGAGCAGAAAGTTGCCCAAGTTGAGAAGCAAAATTCTGAAGCTCTTCTTCCATTGCAGGTGACAAACGCCTAACATCGACATTACTATAAGGCAACTTAAGGCTCTGCAGGTTGGAAAACTTGGTCATGAGTGGAAGGAGAATATTAAGACCAGAAAGTCCAAGGTTGTTGAATCTCAGGTCAATCTGCCTCACGCCAGTCGTGTTCAGTAATTCAAGAAGACCTGTAGTGCTTCGAAGAGAGAGTTCCTCAGCCCGGAAATCCCTGCACAGAAGGCGCAGTGGGCTACTTGTACTCACATTCAATGCTTCTCGCAACACTCCATAGGATGTGCTATTTACAAACAGATCAACTCGCACCTCTACAAATATAGAACTGCAAGGAACTGGCAAAGCCAGAGTTGTGGCACTGTATCCTCTTCTACGTTTTGAAATCTGTACAACTTCCTCACAGTGCCGCCTAGATATGTCAATGCAAGCTTTGGCCAATGTCACTGTACGAGACCACAGACTCATTGTGTCAGCGTCCTGTTCCAACCCGTCATCCTGTATGCCAGTCATATCCAGCAGGCGCAGTTGCCGTTTCCTAGAGAAAGTTATATCATTTATTAAAATTCTAAACAACCACTGCAGTAAAGCACACCAGAAGAAAATGAAACCCAGCAAGCCTTTTTCAGTTAAACTGCACActgatggagaaaaaaaaaacaagataaatgTGACTTATTCATAAGTTCCATTACTAAATGCAAGGAAAACCTTATTGGCAACAACAatgatttttttcttcaaatagtTGACAGAGAAGGTGGTCGAAGAacagtttaatttaaaaatgaccattaaataaaataacaaacatagAAGTTTGCCAGAGATAGCTTAAACACGGTTATCaccaaaaaaaaatagaaaaattaacatgattaatgacaaacaaaattgCAAACAGTGGtcataaattgcaatgttgttctgCTTTTAACATCTTTAACCACTTAACGACCAATGTACCCTGTGCGTTCGtggtcgttaaagggacaggaaacccaataattttctgtcatgattcagatacagcatgcaattttaaacatctttctgattgacttctattatctaattaactTCATTCTTGTGACATCCCTGGCTGAAAAgaatatttagataggctcagtagctgctgattggtggctgcacagatgcatcatgtgattggctcatccctgtgcattgctatttctgcaacaaagaatatctaaagaatgaagaaaatgagataatagaagcaaattggaatgttgtttaaaaacatgatttatgcttacctgataaattcctttcttctgtagtgtgatcagtccacgggtcatcattacttctgggatattactcctccccaacaggaagtgcaagaggattcacccagcagagctgcatatagctcctcccctctacgtcactcccagtcattcgaccaaggaccaacgagaaaggaaaagccaagggtgaagtggtgactggagtataaattaaaaaatatttacctgccttaaaaacagggcgggccgtggactgatcacactacagaagaaaggaatttatcaggtaagcataaatcatgttttcttctgttaagtgtgatcagtccacgggtcatcattacttctgggataccaataccaaagcaaaagtacacggatgacgggagggataggcaggctctttatacagaaggaaccactgcctgaagaacctttctcccaaaaatagcctccgatgaagcaaaagtgtcaaatttgtaaaatttggaaaaagtatgaagcgaagaccaagttgcagccttgcaaatctgttcaacagaggcctcattcttgaaggcccaagtggaagccacagctctagtagaatgagctgtaattctttcaggaggctgctgtccagcagtctcataagctaaacgaattatgctacgaagccaaaaagaaagaggtagcggaagctttttgacctctcctctgcccagagtaaatgacaaacagagaagacgtttgtcgaaattccttagttgcctgtaagtaaaattttagagcacggactacatccaggttgtgcagtagacgttccttctttgaagaaggatttgggcataaagaaggaacaacaatctcttgattgatattcctgttagtaactaccttaggtaagaacccaggtttagtacgcaggactaccttatccgaatgaaaaatcaaataaggagaatcacaatgtaaggctgataattcagagactcttcgagccgaggaaatagccattaaaaatagaactttccaagataacaactttatatcaatggaatgaaggggttcaaacggaacgccctgtaaaacattaagaacaaggtttaaactccatggtggagcaacagttttaaacacaggcttaattctggccaaagcctgacaaaaagcctggacgtcaggaacttctgacagacgtttgtgtaacagaatggacagagctgagatctgtccctttaatgaactagcagataaacccttttctaaaccttcttgtagaaaagacaatatcctaggaatcctaaccttactccaagagtaacctttggattcacaccaatataggtatttacgccatatcttatggtaaatctttctggcaacaggtttcctagcctgtattaaggtatcaataactgactcagaaaatccacgtcttgataaaatcaagcgttcaatttccaagcagtcagcttcagagaagttagattttgatgtttgaagggaccctgtatcagaaggtcctgtttcagaggtagagaccaaggtggacaggatgacatgtccaccaggtctgcataccaagtcctgcgtggccacgcaggtgctattagaatcactgatgctctctcttgtttgattctggcaatcaatcgaggaagcaacgggaagggtggaaacacgtaagccatcctgaagtcccaaggtgctgtcagagcatctatcaggactgctcctggatccctggatctggacccgtaacgaggaagcttggcgttctgtcgagacgccatgagatctatctctggtttgccccaacgtcgaagtatttgggcaaagacctccggatgaagttcccactcccccggatgaaaagtctgacgacttaagaaatccgcctcccagttctccactcccgggatgtggattgctgacaggtggtaagagtgagactctgcccagcaaattatctttgatacttccatcatagctagggagcttcttgtccctccctgatggttgatgtaagctacagtcgtgatgttgtccgactgaaacctgatgaacccccgagttgtcaactggggccaagccaggagggcattgagaactgctctcaattccagaatgtttattggcaggagactctcctcctgactccattgtccctgagccttcagagaattccagacggcaccccaacctagaaggctggcgtctgttgttacaattgtccagtctggtctgctgaatggcatccccctggacagatgtggccgagaaagccaccatagaagagaatttctggtctcttgatccagattcagagaaggggataagtctgagtaatccccattccactgacttagcatgcacagttgcagtggtctgaggtgtaagcgtgcaaagggtactatgtccattgccgctaccattaagccgattacctccatgcattgagccactgacgggtgttgaatggaatgaagggtgcggcaagcactttgaagtcttgttagcctgtcctctgtcaggtaaatcttcatttctacagaatctataagagtccccaggaagggaactcttgtgagtggaacaagtgaacttttcttttcgttcaccttccatccatgtgaccttagaaatgccagcactaactctgtatgagacttggcagtttgaaagcttgaagcttgtatcagaatgtcgtctaggtatggagctaccgagattccccgcggtcttagtaccgccagaagagcacccagaacctttgtgaagattcttggagctgtagccaatccgaatggaagagccacaaactggtaatgcctgtctaggaaggcaaaccttaggtaccgataatgatctttgtgaatcggtatgtgaaggtaagcatcttttaaatctacagtggtcatgtattgaccctcttggatcataggtaaaattgtccgaatagtctccatcttgaacgatggaactcttaggaatttgtttaggatctttaagtccaggattggtctgaaagttccctcttttttgggaaccacaaacagatttgagtaaaacccctgtccctgttccgatcgtggaactggatggattactcccattaacaagagttcttgtacgcagcgtagaaacgcctctttctttgtctggattgttgacaatcttgacagatgaaatctctctcttggaggagagtatttgaagtccagaaggtatccctgagatattatctctagcgcccagggatcctgaacatctcttgcccaagcctgggcgaagagagaaagtctgccccccactagatccgatcccggatcgggggccctcaattcatgctgttttaggggcagcagcaggtttcctagtctgcttgcccttgttccaggactggttaggtttccagccttgtctgtagcgagcaacagctccttcctgttttggtgcagaggaagttgatgctgctcctgctttgaaattacgaaaggaacgaaaattagactgtctagtcttggctttggctttgtcctgaggcagggcatggcctttacctcctgtaatgtcagcgataatctctttcaacccgggcccgaataaggtctgccctttgaaaggtatattaagcaatttagacttagaagtaacatcagctgaccaggattttagccacagcgccctgcgtgcctgaatggcgaatcctgaattcttcgccgtaagtttagtaagatgtactacggcctccgaaatgaatgaattagctagtttaaggactctaagcctgtccgtaatgtcgtccagagtagctgaaccaatgttctcttccagagactcaatccagaatgccgctgcagccgtgatcggcgcaatgcatgcaaggggttgcaatataaaaccttgttgaacaaacattttcttaaggtaaccctctaactttttatccattggatctgaaaaagcacagctatcctccaccgggatagtggtacgcttagctaaggtagaaactgctccctccaccttagggaccgtttgccataagtcccttgtggtggcgtctattggaaacatttttctaaatatcggagggggtgagaacggcacaccgggtctatcccactccttagtaacaatttcagtaagtctcttaggtataggaaaaacctcagtactcgtcggtaccgcaaaatatttatccaacctacacattttctctggtattgcaactgtgttacaatcattcagagccgctaacacctcccctagtaatacacggaggttttccagtttaaatttaaaatttgaaatatctgaatccagtctgtttggatcagaaccgtcacccacagaatgaagttctccgtcctcatgttctgccacctgtgacgcagtgtctgacatggccctaatattatcagcgcactctgttctcaccccagagtgatcacgcttacctcttagttctggtaatttagccaaaacctcagtcataacagtagccatatcctgtaatgtgatttgtaatggccgcccagatgtactcggcgctacaatatcacgcacctccctctgagcgggagatgtaggtactgacacgtgaggcgagttagtcggcataactctcccctcgttgtttggtgaaatttgttcaatttgtacagattgacttttatttaaagtagcatcaatacagttagtacataaatttctattgggctccactttggcattgcaacaaatgacacaggtatcatcctctgaatcagacatgtttaagacactagcaaataaacttgcaacttggaaatacaattcaattagaataatattaaaatgtactgtgcctttaagaagcacagaagatctatgacagttgaaaattaataaattgaaacagttatagcctcaatccttgtaaacaacacaactttagcaaaggtttaatcccattagcaaagataacaaattctgaaagcaggaaacaaattacagaataaacgttttttatctcagtcaaactataattctcacagctctgctgagagaaattacctccctcaaaataagttttgaagacccctgagctctgtagagatgaaccggatcatgcagggaatacaatgagttgctgactgaaatatttgatgcatagaaaaagcgccaaaaaacggcccctccccctcacacacagcagtgagggagaacagaaactgtcagaaaaacagattaagcaactgccaagtggaaaaatagtgcccaaacatttattcacacagtacctcagcaaataaaaacgattttacattccagcaaaaacgttaaacataatctctagttattaaacagctttatgtatttcttacagtgtaattctagtgaagtaccattccccagaatactgaagtgtaaattatacatacatgacaatatatcggtatggcaggattttctcatcaattccattgtcagaaaataaaaactgctacatacctctatgcagattcatctgcccgctgtcccctgatctgaagtttacctcactcctcagatggccgagaacagcaatatgatcttaactactccggctaaaatcatagcaaaactctggtagattcttcttcaaactctgccagagaggtaataacacactccggtgctattttaaaataacaaacttttgattgaagatataaaactaagtataatcaccatagtcctctcacacatcctatctagtcgttgggtgcaagagaatgactgggagtgacgtagaggggaggagctatatgcagctctgctgggtgaatcctcttgcacttcctgttggggaggagtaatatcccagaagtaatgatgacccgtggactgatcacacttaacagaagaaattgtattatgtacctgaatcatgatataaacattttgggtctagtgtccctttaagggtttaactATCGCTGCTTCGCCTGCAGCGGCAAAGCTGTGCTAGAACTGCATGCATCACTTCCGGAGGCATGCAGATATAGTGCGGTCTTGCTGACCTTGATAACACCTGCACTATACCCGGCACAGGTATTGTTGCATCTGAAAGCCTgccgatgtacagggtatgtcggtggtcgttaaagggacagtctaggcaaaattaaactttcataattcagatagggcatgtaattttaaacaactttcaaattccctTTTACCATCCAATTTgctttctaagtccttgaagaccgcctcttatctgaattcatgtgacagttttttcacagctagagggagttcatgtgtgccatatagataacagtgtactcaccccgtgaagttacttatgagtcagcacggataggctacaatgcaagtctgtcaaaagaatttaaataaggggcagtctacagaggcttagatacaaggtactcagaggtaaaaagtgtattaatataactgagataaggggcagtctacagaggcttgaTTACAAGgtactcagaggtaaaaagtgtattaatatagcagtgttggttgtgcaaaactggggaatgggtaataaagggattatctatctttttaagcaataaatattctgtagtagactgtccctttaaggtgttaatgTGCAGCACCACAGATGGATCCTATCCCTGTTTTACTCATACTGGAACTATAACTGTTTAACACCTGCAATTGGACTAAAACACGTAGATAAAATCCTGATGTGGAGAAAGATCTAACAAATTATAGGATGTCATTTTTCCACTGCAATATCCcattaaaagaattaaaaaggtaaaattaaaaagggaaactgaacccaatttttttctttcatgattcagatagaacatgaaattttaagcaactttctaatttactcctattatcaatttttcttcgttctcttgctatctttattttaaaagcaggaatgtaaatcttagcagccagcccattttaggtttagcaccatggatagcgcttgcttattgggggcttacatttacccaccaataagcaagcataacccaggttctcaaccaaaaatgggccagttcctatgcatcacatccctgctttttaaataaagatagcaagagaacgaaggaaatgtgataataggagtaaattagaaagttgcttaaaatagcttgctctatctgaatcatgaaagaaaaaaaattggatttagtgtccctttaatgtactcatCAATAAAGCACTGGCCTTACCTATTAGATTTTCCTTCCTTAGCCAAAGCCTCATTGAGGTAGGCCATGACCCCCAGTATCACTGTCTGCACACACAACTTGCTGGGCTTCTCCTTGAGCAGGGCTGAATTTCTGGGTCTATCAGTAAACAGCAGTTTCTGGAAACAAAGCACAGAAAATGGCCAGTTCTGAACCAAGTCCTGGAGCACCAAGGTCTTCTCGTCAATAAATGCAGCTTTAAACAGCACAGGATAAAGCTCTTTGGGGACAAACTCCAAGGACCGACGAGTTGATGCATGATCTGACACTACCTTCCGGGCACACAGAAACACCAGTGATAACATTGCAGGAAATGCCAATCATAGAATCCAGCTGGCAGCACCTGGGGCATTAACACTATGGGTCAGAATGAATAATAacaatgataaaatataaaaaacatcctACAAGCATTAGTTGTGTTGATACATAATGTCCAATAGAGGGAGCCTTCACCCCTAATCATATGTCATTGTACAGAGTGTCACATGATTTTACCTGAGCATCTACTTTGCACTATTCTGGCTTGTCCAATGCACCCTCACAACAAGGCTCTGTAcagttaaaggcacactgaacccaaattatttattttgtgattcagatagagcatgaaattgtaagcaacgttctaatttactcctattgccaaatcatcttcattctcttggtatctttatttgaaatgcaagaatgtaagtttagatgccggcccatttttggtgaacaacctgggttgtccttgctgattggtggataaattcatccaccaataaaaaaagaaagtgctgtccagagatctgaaccaaaaaaaaaaaagctcagatgccttctttttcaaataaagatagcaagagaatgaagtaaaattgataataagagtaaattagaaagttgctgttctatctgaatcacaaaagaaaaaatgtgggttcagtgtccctttaacatactgtatttgtacatttataaaacacattattGGATTTATTTAGTTGATAACAGATAAGaagatttaaattatgttttttatatcagaATGTTCTGTTTAGTCTTTAACTTGACTTAGTTGTCTGTGGTTTTATCTTAACCTCCCCAGACGTTTGGTGCATTTGGTAATATAGAGGTTGTTGTTGGAGATTGGATTTTGTACAGTCTGCACTCTGGTATTCACTCACTAGCTCAGACACTCACTAGGGCACACACACTAGCCCACCTCTCATCCCAGTCGCACACTGACTCACCAACCTGCCCCTTACCTCAGACGCACACTCACTAGTAAGCACTCACCTCATTTACCTACTCACTAGCCTGCACTTACCTTAGGCACACACAACTAATAGTCTGCACTAACTAGCCTGCACTTACCTTAGGCACACACCACTAATAGTCAGCACTAACTAGCCTGCACTTACCTTAGGCACACACCACTAATAGTCTGCACTAACTAGCCTGCACTTACCTTAGGCACACACAACTAATAGTCTGCACTAACTAGCCTGCACTTACCTTAGGCACACACAACTAATAGTCTGCACTAACTAGCCTGCACTTACCTTAGGCACACACAACTAATAGTCTGCACTAACTAGCCTGCACTTACCTTAGGCACACACAACTAATAGTCTGCACTAACTAGCCTGCACTTACCTTAGGCACACACAACTAATAGTCTGCACTAACTAGCCTGCACTTACCTTAGGCACACACAACTAATAGTCTGCACTAACTAGCCTGCACTTACCTTAGGCACACACAACTAATAGTCTGCACTAACTAGCCTGCACTTACCTTAGGCACACACAACTAATAGTCTGCACTAACTAGCCTGCACTTACCTTAGGCACACACAACTAATAGTCTGCACTAAC includes these proteins:
- the LOC128643524 gene encoding leucine-rich repeat-containing protein 14 (The sequence of the model RefSeq protein was modified relative to this genomic sequence to represent the inferred CDS: added 571 bases not found in genome assembly), producing MLSLVFLCARKVVSDHASTRRSLEFVPKELYPVLFKAAFIDEKTLVLQDLVQNWPFSVLCFQKLLFTDRPRNSALLKEKPSKLCVQTVILGVMAYLNEALAKEGKSNRKRQLRLLDMTGIQDDGLEQDADTMSLWSRTVTLAKACIDISRRHCEEVVQISKRRRGYSATTLALPVPCSSIFVEVRVDLFVNSTSYGVLREALNVSTSSPLRLLCRDFRAEELSLRSTTGLLELLNTTGVRQIDLRFNNLGLSGLNILLPLMTKFSNLQSLKLPYSNVDVRRLSPAMEEELQNFASQLGQLSALKELNLGSSRLSGRLRQLLGALQKPLESLELAFCYLLPVDVYYLCQSIHVSSLKKLDLSGNNLTQVLLQPFQQLLTKVSQCLLHLDIMECKLTDTELSAIIPALCHCSQLRYLGFFCNPVSSQGLRMLLQSSVLLSELQLVVYPFPVDCYDDSMASPNSPSSYSDSAFDQEKLAQIGAEVQQTLVLFGKTDVVWTTDMYVPRTFDYLNL